GCAGAATCGGGCGAGATGATGGAGGATGTTGACCAACTTGTTCTTGGCGGAGTCGTCGAGGAGAGGGAGGCGACCGGCGACTCGGGACATGCAGTGATAGATTGCGGGGAGGGAAGGATCGGCCTTGATGCGGGGTATTCTCATGGTTTGGGGAGTGGATGGTTACTGGGCTGGAAGCGTGAGTATTCCCATTGCGAAGTCAATTTAAAACGCCTGACCTATTAAATCATAGAAGTCCAGCTTAAGCGGCCTGGCTTATTAGCTTGAGCTTGTGCCTTGTGTGAATTTCCCAACGGCAATGCGATAAGCGAGGCCCCGGGTAGCACCGGCCTGGCTTGGAGAAAGCCAGCTCGTTTAATGACCTGCCTATTCATTAGGGCCGCAGCGGTGGGGTGCTACGGGACGTGGAGTCGCGGAGTTCGTCCCTCCGATTCGCTGCCTCCTCATCCACAACCCGGAGATGCGCCGGCCGGGTGCAACCGCCCACTTGCGGCTTCCGCCGGGGAGGGGCGGTCCTTAGGTTGCCGGCCGATGAAGTCGCCGCCCAGGGTTGCCGTGATCGGCACCGGATCGCTCGGAAAGGAGCATGCGCGCATCTATGCCGCCATGGCGGCGGCGGGGGAGGTGATCTTCGCGGGCGTTCACGACGCGATTCCGGAGACGGCCCGGGCGGTGGCGGACCGCCTCGGGGTGCGGGCCTTCGGCGACCTGGCGGAGGCGATGGAGTCGGCCGAGGTGTTCAGCGTGGTCACACCCACCTCGACCCATTTCGAGACGGCCAGTCACCTGCTGCGCCACAACCGGCATGTGCTGGTGGAGAAGCCGATGACGGACAATGCGGCGGACGCGACGGCCCTGGTCGAGCTGGCGCGCGAGAAGGGGTGCGTCCTGCTGGTGGGCCATGTGGAACGGTTCAACCCGGTGTTTCAGCGGTTGCAGGAAATGGCGCCGGTTCCGCGCTTCATCGAGGCTCATCGGTTGTCGCCCTACCCGGCCCGCAGCACGGACATCGGGGTGGTGTTGGATCTGATGATCCACGATCTGGATGTGATCCTGGCCTTTGTGAATTCCCCGGTGGTGGCGGTGGATGCGGTGGGGATCCCGGTGTTGAGCCGGAGCGAGGACATCGCCAACGCGCGGCTGCGGTTCGCCAACGGCTGCATTGCCAACCTCACGGCCAGCCGGGTGAGCACGGAGCGGATGCGGAAGATCCGCGTGTTTTCCGGCGGGGCCAAACCGGCTTACGTGTCGCTGGATTACCGCGCCCAGACCGGATACGCGCTGCGACTGGCCCGATCGGACGAGAAGGAGAGTTCGCTGCTGAAGAAGCTGCTGCACGCGCGGGACTCCTCGATCGTGGTGGAGTTCGCGGGGCGCCGCATCGTCCGCGAGCCGGTGCCCATCACCCGGGAGGAACCGCTGCAGTTGGAACTGAAGCATTTCATCCGGTGCGTGACGGAGCAGGGCGCCCCGCTGGTGAGCGGCGAATCGGCCAAGCACGCCCTTGATCTCGCCTTCACGATCACCCGCCAGATCGAGGCCCAGGTGCCGCCGGAATTGGGATGAGAACCGACGCCGACCGACCGCCAGGTGTTCCGCCGCATCCGGCTTCGCTTTCCGCAGGGGCCGGGGATGAACCCCAGTGCCCGCTGAAATCCCTTCAGTTCATGCTGATTGCCGGGGAACCCAGCGGCGATCTGCTGGCGGCGGAACTGGTCGGGTCCCTGCGCGAGCGGGTGGTGCAACGCGGCGGCGTCCCCCCGCAGTTCTTCGGGGCGGGCGGGCCCCGCATGGGGGAGGCAGGGGTGGAACTGCAACTCGACCTGACCCAATACGCCATCATCGGCCTGGCCGATGTGCTGAGGAATCTGTGGCGCCTGCGGCGCATCCTCGAACAGATGCTCGATCTCGCCTGCGCACGCCGGCCGGAGGTGATTGTCTGCGTGGACTACGGCGGCTTCAACCGCCGGTTCGCAGCCGCCTTGCGGGCACGTCAGACGGCCGGCTGGCGCCCACACCTGGTCCAGTATGTGTCGCCCCAGGTCT
The Verrucomicrobiia bacterium DNA segment above includes these coding regions:
- a CDS encoding Gfo/Idh/MocA family oxidoreductase yields the protein MKSPPRVAVIGTGSLGKEHARIYAAMAAAGEVIFAGVHDAIPETARAVADRLGVRAFGDLAEAMESAEVFSVVTPTSTHFETASHLLRHNRHVLVEKPMTDNAADATALVELAREKGCVLLVGHVERFNPVFQRLQEMAPVPRFIEAHRLSPYPARSTDIGVVLDLMIHDLDVILAFVNSPVVAVDAVGIPVLSRSEDIANARLRFANGCIANLTASRVSTERMRKIRVFSGGAKPAYVSLDYRAQTGYALRLARSDEKESSLLKKLLHARDSSIVVEFAGRRIVREPVPITREEPLQLELKHFIRCVTEQGAPLVSGESAKHALDLAFTITRQIEAQVPPELG